ACGCAGCGAGCGCTTCACCCAGCGTCCCCGTAAAAACCGTTTCACTCTCCATGGTAAGATCGTATCCGATGAGCGTATCGCGCGAATTCCCGAACGCGCGGGCGACCGCGGCGAGCACGTCGTTGAATCGGTACGGCGCATCGAGTATGACGACAGGGTAGGGGAGCGAAGCGAGTTTTCTCAATTCGATATCCCGTTCTTTTCTTTCCCGCGGGAGCAGCCCTGCGTAGAAGAATTTCTTTACCGGGAACGGCGCTGTCATGAGCGCGGCGGTTATCGATGATACTCCGGGTACGGGAAGCACCGGTATCCCGAGTTCACGTGCGGCGGCGACGAGCGTGCGGCCCGGGTCTTCGATGAGCGGTGTCCCGCAGTCCGATATGAGCGCCGCTGCGAGCTTTTCAACGGCGATACGTTCGGCATACGATGCTATCTCGGCTGCCGTTGTATGTTCGCTTACTTCGAGCATCTCTTTCTTCATATCGAAATGCTTGAGGAGCGTGCTCCCTTCGCGGAAACTTTCGACGAAGACGATATCCGCCGCCCTGAGAGTTTCAATGACGCGCGCGGTGTTGTCGGAGCGATTGCCGATGTCCACCGCGCAGATGGAAAGCGACGGCTTAGCGAGTTCCATGGGTCGCTGTAACGGTGAAATCGATGCCGCCGCGGCGGTTGAAGCGTCCTTCTATCTCCATCCACTTCGGCTGAAGGGCGCGCACGAGGTCGTCGAGTATGCGGTTGGTCACTGCCTCGAAGAACATGCCGGTGTTCCTGAACGAGAAAAGATAGAGTTTCAGCGATTTCGATTCTATGCACCGTTCCCGCGGGATATAGGTGATGGTCAGTTTCGCGAAGTCAGGCTGGCCGGTGATAGGACAGAGCGAGGTGAACTCCTCCGTATCCATACGTATCGTGTAATCGCGTGAGTTCGGATTGGCGAACGTTTCCAGCCGAGCATCCTCGGGCTTGGACGGATAGACGGTCCGATTCGAGCCGAGGAGCGAAAGTTTATCGGCCCTTCTTTTTGCGCTTCGGTTGTGCCGCGGCATCATTCCCTCCGATGTCTTTTCCGAAAACCGTATCTTTCACGTACTGCTTCATCCGTGTGTAGGTATCCCTGCTTTTCTCAAAAAGATTGAGGAGCACGACGGCGAATATGATGTTCTCGCAGAGAATGAAAAGGAGAAGCGGTGTGAATTCACGCGGCATGAGGAAGGCGATAAGCGAGAATAATCCGAGGAGTATGCATGCCGCGTACATGATGCCGAGCACACGCCAGGGGCGATTGCCGGTGAGCGCAAGGAGGCGATGATGCAGATGCCGCTTGTCCGCGCCGAACACGCGCTGCTGGTCCTTGACGCGCCGGATGATCGACAGGAGCGTATCGAGTATCGGTATGAGGAGGAGCACTACCGGAAGCATGAGCGTTATGGCGAAGCTCGATTTGATGTTCGACACGAGCGACAATATGCCGATGGCATAGCCGATGAAAAGCGCGCCCGAATCGCCCATGAATATTTTTGCGGGGGGCACATTGAAGATGAGATAGCCGAGCACGCCGCCGAGGAGCGCCGCCATGGGATAGATGACATTGCTCCCGGTGAGAGCGGATATCACCATGATGAACGACACGGAGATGACGGTGACACCCGCCGAAAGGCCGTCCATGCCGTCGATGAGGTTCATCGCATTGGAGAGCGCTACCAGCCAGAACACGGTGACTATCCATGATACGACGGGAGGGAGCATGACGACGCCGCCGAACGGATTGGCAAGACGGTCAACGGATATGCCGAACAGGAGCGGTATGCAGGCGACGGCTATCTGCAGGAAGAATTTCAAGAGCGCGGGCATATCGAATTTGTCGTCGGCAAGGCCGAGGATGTACATCGCGATGAGCGAGATGACGATGCCGAAACGCGTCGAATGCAGGAAGTGGAGCGCGCCCTCAAAATATCTTCCGTACAGATACAGCCCGAGCGCGAAACCGGCGAAGATCATGATGCTGCCGAGATACGGCACGGGGCGCACATGGATCTTCCGTTCGCCGTCGGGCACATCGATCATATGAAAGATGCGTGCGAGCATGCGTGCGACGGGGAAGAGCGCGATGGAAAGCGCTAAGGCTGCGCCGAAAATAATGGCGATAGCGGTATAGTTCATCAGCCGATCCTGTCCGCACCCATAGAGGGACGGAGCACGTCGGGTATCGTGACGCTTCCGTCGGCATTCTGATAATTCTCAATGATGGCGATCCACGTCCGGCCGATGGCCAGTCCCGAGCCGTTCATCGTATGCGCTATCTCCGTTTTCCCGCCGCGCTTGAAGCGTATGTGCGCGCGGCGTGCCTGGAAATCGGTGCACGTCGAGCAGCTCGATATCTCGCGGTATTTGTTCTGCGAGGGGAGCCACACTTCGATGTCATACGTCTTTGCCGATGCGAATCCCGTGTCGCCGCTCGAGAGCGTTACGACCCGATAGGGGAGATCGAGCCGCTTGAGGATGTCTTCGGCGTCCGCGAGGAGCTTTTCATGTTCCTCGGGGCTTTTTTCCGGAACGACTATCTTCACGAGCTCCACTTTATCGAATTGATGCTGGCGTATGATGCCGCGTGTGTCCTTGCCGTACGCGCCCGCTTCCGCGCGGAAGCACGGCGTGTATGCGGTGAGATACATCGGGAGGTCGGCCTCGGAGAGTATCTCATCGCGCGGGATATTGGTGAGCGGCACTTCCGCCGTCGGTATGAGATAATACGGCGGATCATTCGTCGTGCGGAAGAGGTCTTCCTCGAATTTCGGGAGCTGCCCCGTGCCGGTCATCGAGTCGCGGTTGACCATGAGCGGGGGCATGTATTCCGTGTAGCCGTGTTCCTTCGTGTGCACATCGAGCATGAAATTCATGAGCGAGCGCTCGAGCTTGGCGCCCATTCCCTTGAGTATCGAGAAGCGCGCCGAGGCTATCTTCGCCGCCCGCTCAAGATCGAGTATGCCGAGCGCGGTGCCGATATCGACATGGTCCTTGATCGGGAAATCGAAGACACGCGGTGTGCCCACGCGCTTTATCTCGCGCCCCGCGGTATCGTCGGCGCCGTCGGGGACATCATCGAGCAGTATGTTCGGGAGGAGCATGAGTTCGCGTTCGGTATCGGCGGCGAGCGTTTCGAGCTCTTTTTCCTTCGTCTCCAGGTCGGCATTGACCGTTCTCATCTCGATCTTGATGCGCTCCGCACCGGCCGTATCGCCCGTCTTCACGAGCGTTCCGACCTTCTTCGAATTCTCATTGCGGACGGCACGGAGGGCTTCCACCGCTTTCAGCACGGTACGGCGTTTTTCCTCAAGGCGCACGAGTGGGGTGAGGTCCACGGTGGAGCGGCGGCGCTTGAGATTTCCCTCGATAATGCCGATATTTTCCCTAAGCAGGCGTACGTCGATCATGCGGTATCCTCCGAACGGATATGATACCATGAAACGACCATCCTTGCAATTCAGGGCAAAAAGTGATATGCTGATGTTACCTATGAAAGTGCGGCTTTTAATCGCAGGGATCGCCCTTTTCGGCGCGCTCACCTCAGCCCTCTTCAGCCAGAACAAGGCGGAGATGTCGGCGGATGACCAGAAAAAGATAGTGTCGCTCGCCGATACGTTCTTCGGGGCGCTTAAGCGCGGTGCATCCGCGGAGATAACCGCTCTCCTGCATCCCGATGTGCAGATAAAGAGCATCGCCGCGCAGGACCTGAAAAAAATGATCGATGACCTGCTTGAGGCGAAGATATCCGCCGTCGATTACATCATGAAAACGACGGGGAACAACATCTCCTATTTCACCGGAGCGAACACGCAGAAGGCGTACGCCGTCATCTCGTATACGGTGGGCAGCGAGATAAGCCTTGACGAGATAGAAATGAAGGATTCGGACTCCATTCCCGTCTATTTCCTTCAGGTCAATATGAGCTATCAGGATGCGGCGAAAGCGGCCCCTGCGGGTGCGGCGAAAAAAAGCAAACGCGCCGAGGTCGAGATAGTGTCCTTTAAGGGCGGTTACCGGATAATCGGCTTCATTTTTTAAGGACAATGGACCTCGCTCAGGCAGAAGATCGCGAACTCTTCCGAAGCATACTGGAAAAAAGCAGCCGCATCGTCATCACTACGCATTCCAACCCTGACCCCGATGCCATCGCCTCATCGTACGGCATGCTTTCCCTCGTACGGCACCTCGTGCGGCGCACCTCGATCATCGTGCAGAGCGGGAGCATAGGGCGTGCTGAGAACCGTTCGCTCATCGAGGCCTGCCGCATCAAGCTTACCGATATGCGCAACGCGGACATAACGGCGCGCGATACCATCATTCTCGTTGACGCACAGCACCCCAATTCGAACTACCCCCTCCCGAAGAAAATGATGCCGCGCATCGTCATCGATCATCACCCGCTCAGGGCGAAGACGTACGGCGTACCCTATCACGATATTCGTCCGTCCTTCGGTTCGACCGCGACGATAATATACGAATATCTCACTGCGTTCGAGGTGCCTGTCACGAAGAACGCCGCCACCGCGCTCTTCTACGGCATCAAGACCGACACGGCCGATCTGAGCCGCGGCGTGACGAACGCCGATATCGCGGCGCATCAGGCGCTGGTGAAGCGCATGGACCATCGCCGCATTGCGGTCATTGAGAACGCGCCGCTCCCCCTCGAATACTACCGCGAGATATTCAAAGGCCTTTCCAATGCGATGCGCTACGAGAATATCGTCATCGTGCATCTGCATTCGATACCCGCGCCCGACTATGCATCGCTCATAGCGGATTTTTTCCTGCGCTGCGAAAAGGTGAACTGGGTGCTTGTTTCCGGCAGGAGCAATGAGCATCTCATACTTTCGCTCAGGAGTAAAAAGGTGCGGCGCAATGCGGGAGAGATCATCAAATCGCTGACGGCGAAGTACGGGAGCGGCGGCGGGCACGGCGCGTATGCCGCCGGGACCATACCCCTCATGGGCAAGGACGAGGATGCGATGGAAAAAATAGAACGGGATATGGTCGCGAAGCTCCTGACGAAGCTCGCCGGCAGGGTCATGGTCGGCGAGCGTTTTTTTGATGCTGCGACATGATCATGCGTACGCCGCTTCGTCTCACGGGTGTCATCATCGACCGTCATCCGTATAAAAGCTCGAGTATCATCGCCGAAGCTGTCACTGATCGCGGAACGATGAGCGTGCTCTGCAGGAGCGCGAAGAAGGACGGTGCCGGCGCTGAACTTTCACGGGTGGCGCTCCTGTCGCTTGTCGTCGTACCGGGGCGCGAGGACCTCTATACCCTTTCAAGCGCATCGATAACGCGCGATCATCCGTCGATACATGGATCAGCACTCAAGCTTTCCGCGGTGTCGTACTTCTTCTCGCTCGTGAAAGCGGTCAAGAGTACGGATGAAGAGCGCATGCTCCCCCTCGTCGATGCGGCGCTCTCCGCTTTTGAAGCGGCAGCGGACGAAACTGATGCGACGGACGCATTGCTTCTGTCGTCAACAGTGAAGCTCCTCTACATTTCCGGCGTTCTGCCGAAGCTCGACGGCTGTGTCGTCTGTGATTCCCCGTATGCCGATGGTTTTTACTCCATCGTACGCGGCGGTTATGTGTGTGCGCGATGTGCTGACCCCGTTGAGCGGAAGGTCGCGTTCCCGCCGGCAGTACAGCGTGCGTTCTCCGGGCTCATCCGCTCGCCGATAGCGGATGCGGTAACGTTTACGGATGTACCGCCGGCGCTCACGCTCATTGTCCGCCGGACGATAGCGGCCTATGCGGGTGTGGCATCGAAAAGCGCGAAGGCGTATGATGAGATCGCCGCGGTGTATGCGGTGAGCGCCCGAAAGCATTGACGCCTGAAAACCTCCCATGCGCCGAAGGTCGTCCGGTATGCGCCCGACACTGCTTCCCGCGTCACTGAGGTCTATTCCTGCGTACCGGAGTAGCTTCGAGTGTTCCCACAACATCTTCGAATGCGCTGAAAATATATTCCGGTGCTCCGGGCATATCTTCACGTGTACTCAGGGTTATTCCGTATAAGCCGAACTGTAATTCCGGTGTTCCAAACAAATAAGAATTAAGAATGTTTCTCACGGAGTTCACGGAGCTCGCAGAGGCGGACGAACGAGGGAGTTCATTTAAGAAAAAGGTTTCTTCTCCGCGAAACAAACACTCACCCCTCGGCTAATAAAGCGTTGTGCAGAAGAAAATATATTTGCCTCTCCCCTCTCTCACAGGGAAGTGAGAGAGGGGAGAACATGTCGGTATGCACAAATACTTTCAGGCTGATTATTGATTTATTCCGTGTTTTATATTATATGCAGCAAGGGGTATGCCGATAACGTCGCCCGGAGCGATCCGCTCTCTATAAGGTCATGGAAGCGCATTACGACGCGTTATGTGAAGAGTATAATATCGTCTACGGCGAACAGTATGGTTTCTTCCGCCCACATTTATTTGAGCGCAGTAACGCTCAAATAAATGTGCGGGAAAGAAAATATCGGTGAATTCGGGCGGAATGACGCTACTCGATGGGGTTTGGCGGGGTAGGATCACGGATCGACTGGGGCTGGCGATGCGACACCGCTGAGACGGGGTTGGATTTGACAGGATATCGGCGGGTGGTATACTGAGCGGTAACTGAGACGGCGATGGTGGTAAATGAAAACTCCTTTCCTTTTTGTTCAGGTTGTATGGCTTTTCTGATTAACGGTGATCGCAACATTCCCTTTCTTGTGGCCTGTTTCCACATATCTGTGGGCTTCCACGATCTGCTCGAATGGATAGCACCTGTCCGTTACAGGACGAATGTGCCCTGCTTCGACGAGTGCTCTGACCCTGTCAAGGCGGGGTGAATCTAGGAGCAAAGCCTCATCATCAATGGATGCATAGATGCCGCTTTTGGCAACCGCTCTTTCACATGCTTTTCTCAGCGCTGACGTTCTTCTCTTCCCGACCGCATCAAGCATGAAATCGTACTTTTCGATCTTGGCAAGGGACACAGTACTCGTGTAGTCGAGCACCTTGTCGGCCCCCAGCGATCGCACCAGATCAAAATGAGCCGCACTGCATACCGCTGTCACCTCTGCGCCGCGATGCTTGGCGAACTGTATCGCAATGGTACCGGATGTGCCAGAAGCTCCATATATGAGCACCTTCTGGCCCTTCTGTATATTTCCTTTCTCGCCGAATTGGAATGCCAGCAAACCTCCGTATGCGGCTGCTGTTGCATCCTCGAAGGAGATGGTGCGAGGCATGAGTGCAAGACAGCCCTGTTTGGAATCTGTCTCCTTCATGCATTTATAATCCGCATAGCCGCCGAGTGACATGCCGGTAAGACCATATACCTGATCACCGGGCTTAAAACGTGCGATGTCTGTACCTGCAGATTCTATCTCTCCGGAAAAGACCTCGCCAATGATCGGGTTGCGGGGCCTTTGGATGCCGATCATCAAGCGAAAGGGGATCATCAACGCAAACGCCACCTTGGAGCTTCGAATGAACAGGTCGCTGTTGGTGACCGATGTCGCGTAGATCTTAATGAGTACTTCATTGCTTTTGGGCACCGGCTTTTTAGTTTCAATGACTTTAAGCACTTCTGCCGGGCCGTACTTGGTGCAGTGGATCGCTTTCATTGTGTCCATGCTGTGAAGCTCCTTTTTTTACTGCTGAATAAAATAGTGCATTTTACCCGAAGCAACTATCCTTCCTGACAGTATATTCCCGTCAGTGTAAACCGTCAATATCCCGCCCCACTGGCTGTCATTTGCCTGCATGCGTAAGAAATTATCCTTGATAATGTCGGCACGTTGCAGGTCGCGGTTTGCATGGCCGGAAACCTGCACCGTATTGAGCGCCGTCTCATTGGTGTCAAGCAGGGCTT
This portion of the Spirochaetota bacterium genome encodes:
- a CDS encoding SAM-dependent methyltransferase is translated as MELAKPSLSICAVDIGNRSDNTARVIETLRAADIVFVESFREGSTLLKHFDMKKEMLEVSEHTTAAEIASYAERIAVEKLAAALISDCGTPLIEDPGRTLVAAARELGIPVLPVPGVSSITAALMTAPFPVKKFFYAGLLPRERKERDIELRKLASLPYPVVILDAPYRFNDVLAAVARAFGNSRDTLIGYDLTMESETVFTGTLGEALAAYGGTKMKDREFVIVVNGGE
- the queF gene encoding preQ(1) synthase; the encoded protein is MPRHNRSAKRRADKLSLLGSNRTVYPSKPEDARLETFANPNSRDYTIRMDTEEFTSLCPITGQPDFAKLTITYIPRERCIESKSLKLYLFSFRNTGMFFEAVTNRILDDLVRALQPKWMEIEGRFNRRGGIDFTVTATHGTR
- a CDS encoding MraY family glycosyltransferase, which codes for MNYTAIAIIFGAALALSIALFPVARMLARIFHMIDVPDGERKIHVRPVPYLGSIMIFAGFALGLYLYGRYFEGALHFLHSTRFGIVISLIAMYILGLADDKFDMPALLKFFLQIAVACIPLLFGISVDRLANPFGGVVMLPPVVSWIVTVFWLVALSNAMNLIDGMDGLSAGVTVISVSFIMVISALTGSNVIYPMAALLGGVLGYLIFNVPPAKIFMGDSGALFIGYAIGILSLVSNIKSSFAITLMLPVVLLLIPILDTLLSIIRRVKDQQRVFGADKRHLHHRLLALTGNRPWRVLGIMYAACILLGLFSLIAFLMPREFTPLLLFILCENIIFAVVLLNLFEKSRDTYTRMKQYVKDTVFGKDIGGNDAAAQPKRKKKGR
- the serS gene encoding serine--tRNA ligase, encoding MIDVRLLRENIGIIEGNLKRRRSTVDLTPLVRLEEKRRTVLKAVEALRAVRNENSKKVGTLVKTGDTAGAERIKIEMRTVNADLETKEKELETLAADTERELMLLPNILLDDVPDGADDTAGREIKRVGTPRVFDFPIKDHVDIGTALGILDLERAAKIASARFSILKGMGAKLERSLMNFMLDVHTKEHGYTEYMPPLMVNRDSMTGTGQLPKFEEDLFRTTNDPPYYLIPTAEVPLTNIPRDEILSEADLPMYLTAYTPCFRAEAGAYGKDTRGIIRQHQFDKVELVKIVVPEKSPEEHEKLLADAEDILKRLDLPYRVVTLSSGDTGFASAKTYDIEVWLPSQNKYREISSCSTCTDFQARRAHIRFKRGGKTEIAHTMNGSGLAIGRTWIAIIENYQNADGSVTIPDVLRPSMGADRIG
- a CDS encoding DHH family phosphoesterase, with product MDLAQAEDRELFRSILEKSSRIVITTHSNPDPDAIASSYGMLSLVRHLVRRTSIIVQSGSIGRAENRSLIEACRIKLTDMRNADITARDTIILVDAQHPNSNYPLPKKMMPRIVIDHHPLRAKTYGVPYHDIRPSFGSTATIIYEYLTAFEVPVTKNAATALFYGIKTDTADLSRGVTNADIAAHQALVKRMDHRRIAVIENAPLPLEYYREIFKGLSNAMRYENIVIVHLHSIPAPDYASLIADFFLRCEKVNWVLVSGRSNEHLILSLRSKKVRRNAGEIIKSLTAKYGSGGGHGAYAAGTIPLMGKDEDAMEKIERDMVAKLLTKLAGRVMVGERFFDAAT
- the recO gene encoding DNA repair protein RecO: MRTPLRLTGVIIDRHPYKSSSIIAEAVTDRGTMSVLCRSAKKDGAGAELSRVALLSLVVVPGREDLYTLSSASITRDHPSIHGSALKLSAVSYFFSLVKAVKSTDEERMLPLVDAALSAFEAAADETDATDALLLSSTVKLLYISGVLPKLDGCVVCDSPYADGFYSIVRGGYVCARCADPVERKVAFPPAVQRAFSGLIRSPIADAVTFTDVPPALTLIVRRTIAAYAGVASKSAKAYDEIAAVYAVSARKH
- a CDS encoding NAD(P)-dependent alcohol dehydrogenase produces the protein MDTMKAIHCTKYGPAEVLKVIETKKPVPKSNEVLIKIYATSVTNSDLFIRSSKVAFALMIPFRLMIGIQRPRNPIIGEVFSGEIESAGTDIARFKPGDQVYGLTGMSLGGYADYKCMKETDSKQGCLALMPRTISFEDATAAAYGGLLAFQFGEKGNIQKGQKVLIYGASGTSGTIAIQFAKHRGAEVTAVCSAAHFDLVRSLGADKVLDYTSTVSLAKIEKYDFMLDAVGKRRTSALRKACERAVAKSGIYASIDDEALLLDSPRLDRVRALVEAGHIRPVTDRCYPFEQIVEAHRYVETGHKKGNVAITVNQKSHTT